The following proteins come from a genomic window of Nitrospira sp.:
- a CDS encoding putative RNA methyltransferase YsgA — translation MTLPARQFVCSDAGFNKLTDVEMPQGILAVVRQPRWDVAQVFGRTSVLGIYGDRVQDPANVGAIIRTAAALNLSGVWFSVDSADPFSPKVVRATAGTILSLPVFHTRDFRAFSSYGCEIYSTVLASADMVPIRSIRTIPSRLVIAVGNEGAGLAPDIVKASSVRFFIPLAEGVESLNVAAAAAVSAFYFSGLRLDSEVGSMRSRRSA, via the coding sequence ATGACATTGCCTGCGCGCCAGTTCGTTTGCTCAGACGCCGGCTTTAACAAGTTGACCGATGTGGAGATGCCGCAAGGGATTCTGGCCGTCGTCCGGCAACCTCGGTGGGATGTAGCGCAGGTATTCGGACGAACGAGTGTGTTGGGCATCTATGGGGATCGGGTGCAAGATCCGGCGAATGTCGGCGCGATCATTCGGACCGCTGCGGCTTTGAACCTGTCCGGAGTTTGGTTCAGCGTCGATTCTGCCGATCCTTTCAGCCCCAAGGTGGTTCGTGCCACAGCCGGCACCATCCTGAGCCTTCCGGTCTTTCATACTCGGGACTTTCGTGCCTTCTCCTCGTATGGATGTGAAATCTATTCGACGGTCCTGGCTTCGGCTGATATGGTTCCCATCAGGAGTATTCGAACAATACCCAGCCGCCTTGTAATTGCTGTGGGAAATGAAGGAGCGGGATTGGCTCCGGACATCGTGAAGGCGTCCAGCGTCAGATTCTTTATTCCATTGGCCGAGGGGGTGGAGTCGTTGAATGTCGCCGCGGCAGCGGCGGTTTCGGCATTCTACTTCAGCGGATTGCGACTTGATTCCGAAGTTGGATCGATGAGATCGCGCCGTTCGGCGTAG
- a CDS encoding CzcABC family efflux RND transporter, outer membrane protein → MRLMMFRQKTRIGVGLALVCAIGIGLGTDTASAQSRLGTDTASVQSDTQPYSLDMIIALALAKNPVVGLAEGNIEQQKGQQTAAGAYPNPTVTGATGHGALRDVGRAGIGIISGDLQSYTESNYTVNQPIEWPAMRAARQRAADLGLATANVGMLETQLNLASQVKVGFYDLLLAQQGADLARQNLDIVEGVARIVKARVKSGEAPQFESIKAEVEVLKARQQLVRADNLVRINRVAVDTLTGGALGPFYMIYGEFRILPRDLHIEGLMARMVEQHPTIQRLLKSVEQSDWKIEFERQARVPNITLNAGYWREIGREAYQGGLSVPVPLWYRRQGEIASSLGAKRREEAELLRMRNELGRAVHQHYQDVRTTAELIDVFDKGLLKQAQEALRLAQFSFQQGASSLLEVFDAQRVQRQILVDYAQARHDLSVSLARLEQAVGGTL, encoded by the coding sequence ATGCGGCTCATGATGTTCAGGCAGAAAACGAGAATTGGAGTAGGGCTCGCGCTGGTGTGTGCGATCGGCATCGGACTCGGCACGGACACGGCCTCTGCCCAATCCAGGCTCGGCACGGACACGGCCTCTGTCCAATCCGATACGCAGCCGTACAGCCTCGACATGATCATTGCTCTCGCGCTGGCGAAAAATCCTGTCGTCGGCTTGGCTGAAGGGAATATCGAACAGCAGAAGGGGCAGCAGACAGCAGCCGGTGCCTACCCCAATCCCACCGTGACTGGTGCCACAGGGCACGGCGCCCTTCGCGATGTAGGCCGAGCGGGCATCGGGATAATTAGTGGCGATCTTCAGTCGTACACCGAATCGAACTATACGGTCAATCAACCGATCGAATGGCCGGCCATGCGTGCCGCTCGGCAACGAGCGGCGGACCTTGGATTGGCGACGGCTAACGTCGGCATGTTGGAGACCCAATTGAATTTGGCGTCGCAGGTCAAAGTCGGCTTCTATGATCTGCTGCTGGCTCAGCAGGGCGCCGACCTCGCGCGCCAGAATCTTGATATTGTCGAGGGTGTGGCTCGGATCGTGAAGGCAAGGGTCAAATCGGGCGAAGCCCCGCAATTTGAATCCATCAAGGCGGAAGTGGAAGTCCTGAAGGCTCGGCAACAACTCGTACGGGCGGATAATCTGGTTCGCATCAACCGCGTTGCCGTTGACACCTTGACCGGTGGTGCGCTCGGGCCATTCTATATGATCTATGGTGAATTCAGAATCCTTCCTCGTGATCTGCACATTGAAGGTTTGATGGCCCGTATGGTGGAGCAGCATCCGACTATCCAGCGTTTGCTGAAGTCCGTCGAGCAATCGGATTGGAAGATTGAATTTGAACGGCAGGCGCGGGTGCCGAACATCACCCTCAACGCCGGTTATTGGCGTGAGATCGGGCGAGAAGCGTATCAAGGAGGACTTTCTGTCCCCGTGCCGCTCTGGTACCGGCGTCAGGGAGAAATTGCTTCGTCGTTAGGCGCGAAGCGCCGTGAGGAAGCCGAGCTGCTTCGGATGCGTAATGAACTGGGGCGAGCCGTCCATCAACATTATCAGGATGTCCGCACCACGGCGGAATTGATCGATGTGTTCGATAAAGGGTTGCTGAAGCAGGCCCAGGAGGCGCTGCGGCTTGCGCAGTTTAGTTTCCAGCAGGGAGCGTCCAGTTTGCTCGAAGTCTTCGATGCCCAACGTGTGCAACGGCAGATTTTAGTGGATTATGCTCAAGCGCGGCATGACCTCTCTGTCTCGCTGGCTCGGCTTGAACAGGCGGTAGGGGGAACATTGTGA
- a CDS encoding CzcABC family efflux RND transporter, membrane fusion protein yields MGRLLFGLMVMESGCDKTPSDVVASKPPAVISSPGFITLSAEESSRVGLVVQPVARSDFRTYRDFPASVQPNQLNMAEITTLVRGRVVEVYADLGQQVKANAPLAILYSSELGLAQSAYLKAKAKLHVAEQAYSRAQFLLREQVIGEAEAQRRQAELLSIQAEANESRDRLKLLGMDKEEFVRLDRSRQIRSVVPIVAPFAGRIIGRKLTRGEVVETTENLFVIADLSEVWVQANIPEKDIPFVHAIHASGGRQVEVRINAYPKEVFKGTITYVGDVLDPVTRTMQLRIELPNRDGRLKPEMFATIRLFSEAQPDRLAVPEAALQRDQGRTFVFVQRNTNEYELREVHIGESNGTVTAILGGLNEGESVVTHGAFVLKSELLKKPV; encoded by the coding sequence ATGGGTCGTCTTCTGTTCGGCTTGATGGTGATGGAATCAGGCTGTGATAAGACGCCGAGTGATGTGGTGGCCAGTAAGCCGCCCGCCGTAATCTCATCTCCGGGTTTCATTACGCTGTCGGCGGAGGAGTCCTCACGAGTGGGGCTTGTGGTGCAGCCGGTGGCGCGCAGCGACTTTCGAACGTACCGAGACTTTCCCGCTAGCGTTCAGCCCAATCAACTCAACATGGCGGAGATTACGACTTTGGTTCGAGGTCGAGTTGTGGAGGTCTATGCAGACCTCGGACAACAAGTGAAAGCCAATGCCCCCTTGGCCATCCTCTACAGCAGCGAGCTCGGGCTGGCTCAATCCGCATACCTCAAGGCCAAGGCCAAGCTCCACGTCGCTGAGCAGGCGTATAGTCGGGCTCAATTTCTTCTGCGGGAGCAGGTCATCGGCGAAGCAGAAGCCCAACGTCGACAGGCGGAGTTGCTGAGCATCCAAGCGGAGGCCAATGAGTCGCGTGATCGCCTGAAGTTGCTTGGTATGGACAAGGAAGAGTTCGTCCGTCTCGACCGCAGTCGACAGATTCGATCCGTCGTGCCGATTGTGGCGCCCTTCGCCGGCCGCATCATCGGGCGCAAGTTGACACGAGGTGAGGTCGTCGAGACGACCGAGAATTTATTTGTGATCGCCGATCTTTCGGAAGTCTGGGTTCAAGCCAATATCCCGGAGAAGGACATTCCGTTCGTCCATGCGATCCATGCGTCTGGCGGCAGGCAGGTGGAGGTGCGGATCAACGCTTATCCGAAAGAAGTGTTCAAAGGCACCATCACCTACGTCGGCGATGTATTGGATCCAGTCACACGCACTATGCAGCTCAGAATTGAATTGCCGAATCGAGATGGGCGGCTTAAACCGGAAATGTTCGCCACGATTCGACTCTTTTCCGAAGCACAACCCGATCGATTGGCAGTGCCGGAGGCTGCATTGCAACGCGATCAGGGGCGCACCTTCGTCTTCGTGCAACGCAACACGAATGAGTACGAGTTGCGAGAGGTTCACATCGGCGAATCGAATGGGACGGTCACGGCGATCCTCGGTGGCTTGAACGAGGGAGAGTCGGTCGTGACACACGGCGCGTTTGTCTTGAAGTCCGAGTTGCTGAAGAAACCCGTCTGA
- a CDS encoding CzcABC family efflux RND transporter, transmembrane protein produces the protein MVSRLLDISLRQRMLVIICALMIGAGGVYAFRTIPIDAFPDVTSVLVQVVTKAPGLSPAEVERLVTYPIELQLTGVPSLTEMRSLTKVGLSLITIVFDDSMDINLARQLVLERLLEVEEQLPPGAEPMLVPNSTGLGEVYQYYLESPPVSAAAADAEHQSLIQQRTIQDWVIRPLLKSTPEVIDVNSMGGYVKQYQVLIEPGMLRKYSLTLRDVFDAVARNNANAGGNILEKHAEKYIVRGIGLIRSLQDIERIVVKETGGTPVYVSDVAQVVIDHAVRHGATVLNGDREVVSGIVLMLRGGNARDVVEGIKARIDEIHAKRLLPDGLRIVPFYDRIELITEALNTVYKSLAEGVVLVIVVLFLFLGNIRSALIVVGTLVLAPLATFIVMEQIGLTANLMSLGGLAIAIGMIVDGSVVVVENVYRHLSHQPSLPRLQLVTAAVKEVGQPVVFGILIIILVFLPLLSLHGMEGKMFKPLAYTIMIALMVSLVLSLTLSPVLCLLALKQGSEEDPWVVRQAKRLYAPALRWALGYRTAVLILAVSALVGALALVPSLGTEFIPILNEGSVAPQTIRLPSVSLPASIEIEKRMQQAIMEFPEVEMVVSKIGRTELGNDPQEPNESDPVVRLRPLDQWTTAKTMPELMQKFRERLASVSGATFLISQPIQQRVDELISGVRTEATVKLFGDDLEMLRNKAQEIAEVLGSVQGVKDIKVEQLFGQPYLTIDIDRGKIARHGINVSDVREIITTAIGGHAATRVYEGHQRFDLFVRFPEQYRDSVETISNILLSDQTGALIPLADLGTVQLEEGPGRISRDQLQRYVSIGFNTMGRDIGSLVTEAQHKITERVVLPPGYRITWGGSFENMERAMAKLQVIVPITIGLIFFLLYSTFNSLRQATLIILNLPFALIGGVVALWLTGEYLSVPASVGFINLFGVAVLNGIVLVSYMNKLREDGHSLDEAVISGALLRLRPVLMTALVALLGLVPLAFSNGIGSEVQRPLAIVVIGGLVSSTLLTLIMLPVLYRWLEGRSKDPMHRVEPRTESICDGHQTVGEAPHGNGEPRFSRRPGEIPSM, from the coding sequence ATGGTCTCCCGCCTCCTCGACATTTCCTTGCGTCAACGGATGCTTGTCATTATCTGCGCGCTCATGATCGGAGCCGGGGGTGTCTATGCCTTTCGGACCATTCCAATCGATGCCTTTCCCGATGTGACCAGCGTTTTGGTACAGGTCGTGACGAAAGCCCCGGGACTCTCGCCTGCCGAAGTCGAACGGTTGGTAACTTATCCCATCGAGCTGCAGCTCACCGGTGTGCCGTCTCTTACGGAAATGCGTTCCCTCACGAAAGTCGGTCTCTCGCTTATCACGATTGTGTTTGATGACTCAATGGACATCAACCTCGCCCGTCAACTGGTGCTCGAGCGATTGCTCGAAGTCGAGGAACAGCTTCCCCCGGGAGCCGAGCCGATGCTGGTGCCGAACAGTACGGGACTGGGAGAGGTGTATCAATACTATCTGGAGAGCCCTCCGGTCTCCGCTGCCGCTGCCGACGCGGAACATCAAAGTTTGATCCAACAACGCACGATTCAAGATTGGGTGATTCGGCCTCTCTTGAAAAGCACACCGGAGGTCATCGACGTCAATTCGATGGGTGGGTATGTCAAGCAGTATCAAGTATTGATCGAGCCTGGCATGCTGCGCAAATACAGCCTGACCCTTCGCGACGTGTTCGATGCGGTGGCGAGAAATAATGCCAATGCCGGGGGGAATATTCTGGAAAAACATGCTGAGAAGTACATTGTGCGCGGGATAGGGCTGATCCGCTCGCTTCAGGACATCGAACGTATCGTAGTCAAGGAAACCGGGGGGACTCCGGTCTATGTCTCCGATGTGGCGCAAGTCGTGATCGACCATGCCGTCAGACATGGGGCGACGGTCCTGAACGGGGATCGCGAGGTCGTCAGCGGGATCGTCCTCATGTTGCGGGGAGGCAATGCCCGGGATGTCGTTGAGGGGATCAAGGCTCGCATTGATGAAATCCATGCCAAGCGCCTGCTGCCGGACGGATTGCGCATTGTGCCGTTTTACGACCGCATCGAACTGATCACTGAGGCATTGAATACGGTCTACAAATCATTGGCCGAAGGAGTGGTGCTCGTGATCGTCGTGTTGTTTCTTTTTCTTGGGAACATTCGCAGCGCGCTGATCGTCGTCGGCACGCTGGTATTGGCGCCGCTTGCCACATTTATCGTCATGGAGCAAATCGGGCTGACCGCTAATCTGATGTCATTGGGAGGACTGGCGATCGCGATCGGTATGATTGTCGATGGGTCGGTCGTCGTGGTGGAGAACGTGTACCGACATCTGTCTCATCAGCCTTCCCTGCCACGGTTACAGTTGGTGACGGCGGCCGTGAAAGAAGTCGGGCAGCCGGTGGTGTTCGGTATTCTCATCATTATTCTTGTCTTTCTGCCTCTTCTGTCTCTGCACGGCATGGAAGGCAAGATGTTCAAGCCGCTGGCCTATACCATCATGATCGCTCTGATGGTGTCGCTTGTATTGTCGCTCACCCTGTCTCCGGTACTCTGTTTGTTAGCGTTGAAGCAGGGGAGTGAAGAAGATCCGTGGGTTGTCAGACAAGCCAAGCGTCTTTATGCTCCGGCGCTTCGATGGGCCCTCGGATATCGAACCGCCGTTTTGATATTGGCTGTCAGTGCATTGGTCGGCGCTCTTGCGTTGGTGCCCTCATTGGGCACCGAGTTTATTCCTATTCTCAATGAGGGATCAGTCGCTCCTCAAACCATTCGATTGCCGAGCGTATCGCTTCCCGCTTCCATCGAGATTGAAAAGCGCATGCAACAGGCGATCATGGAATTTCCCGAAGTCGAAATGGTTGTTTCCAAGATCGGCCGAACCGAGTTGGGGAATGATCCGCAGGAGCCGAATGAGAGCGACCCGGTTGTTCGGCTGCGCCCATTAGACCAATGGACCACGGCAAAGACCATGCCAGAATTGATGCAAAAGTTCCGTGAGCGTTTGGCGAGCGTTTCTGGAGCCACGTTTCTTATCAGCCAACCCATCCAACAACGAGTCGATGAATTGATTTCCGGTGTCCGCACAGAAGCGACCGTGAAGTTGTTCGGCGACGACTTGGAGATGTTGCGGAACAAGGCTCAGGAAATCGCCGAGGTCTTAGGGAGCGTGCAAGGGGTTAAAGATATCAAGGTTGAGCAATTATTTGGACAGCCCTATCTTACCATCGATATCGATCGCGGGAAAATCGCCCGTCATGGCATCAACGTCTCCGACGTGCGGGAGATCATCACCACCGCCATCGGGGGACACGCGGCAACACGCGTCTATGAAGGACATCAACGATTCGATTTGTTCGTGCGGTTTCCGGAACAGTACCGGGACAGTGTCGAAACCATCAGTAACATTCTACTCAGCGATCAGACCGGCGCACTGATTCCTCTGGCGGACCTCGGAACCGTTCAGTTGGAGGAAGGCCCGGGTCGGATCAGCCGGGATCAGCTTCAACGGTATGTGTCGATCGGCTTCAATACGATGGGGCGAGACATCGGGAGTCTTGTCACAGAAGCACAACACAAGATTACCGAACGAGTCGTGCTTCCTCCCGGCTATCGGATTACCTGGGGCGGATCATTTGAGAATATGGAACGGGCAATGGCAAAGCTGCAGGTCATTGTTCCGATCACCATCGGGCTGATCTTCTTCTTGCTGTATTCAACCTTCAATTCACTTCGTCAGGCAACCCTGATTATCTTGAACCTGCCCTTTGCGTTAATCGGCGGCGTGGTCGCGCTTTGGTTGACAGGGGAGTATCTCAGCGTGCCGGCGTCAGTCGGTTTCATCAATCTCTTCGGTGTGGCGGTGTTGAATGGGATTGTGCTCGTCTCCTATATGAATAAACTTCGAGAGGACGGCCATAGTTTGGACGAAGCGGTTATCTCAGGCGCGCTGCTTCGGCTACGCCCCGTCTTAATGACGGCGTTGGTTGCACTCTTGGGGTTGGTCCCCTTGGCGTTTAGCAATGGGATCGGATCGGAGGTGCAGCGTCCGTTAGCAATCGTCGTTATCGGCGGCCTCGTGAGTTCGACGTTGCTGACCTTGATCATGCTGCCGGTTCTCTATCGATGGCTCGAAGGCCGCTCGAAGGACCCGATGCATCGTGTGGAACCACGAACCGAATCGATATGTGATGGACACCAAACAGTAGGCGAAGCTCCTCATGGTAACGGCGAGCCGCGCTTCTCTCGCCGCCCCGGCGAGATCCCATCGATGTGA
- a CDS encoding Toxin HigB — protein sequence MIRGFRDKKTESFFSGETGKEFSSFRRVAERKLTMLDNASDLKDLLSPAGNRLGKLKGDRAGQHSIRIDV from the coding sequence GTGATAAGAGGCTTTCGGGACAAAAAGACGGAAAGTTTCTTTTCAGGAGAAACGGGAAAAGAGTTTTCTAGTTTTAGACGAGTCGCGGAACGGAAACTGACGATGCTCGACAACGCATCCGACCTCAAGGACCTGTTGTCACCGGCAGGTAATCGGCTGGGCAAGCTGAAAGGAGATCGTGCGGGACAGCACAGCATCAGGATCGATGTCTGA
- a CDS encoding HigA protein (antitoxin to HigB) yields MKPAVPLINANMLAKALAVPANRITAILKGQRGITGDTAVRLAAFFDTTAEFWMNLQKTYELRLAEEAMSSKVRKHIEQSRESRVSA; encoded by the coding sequence ATGAAGCCGGCAGTCCCTCTGATCAATGCCAATATGCTCGCAAAGGCCCTCGCTGTGCCGGCGAATCGGATTACAGCAATTCTCAAAGGACAGCGAGGCATTACGGGCGATACTGCCGTTCGTCTAGCGGCATTCTTCGACACCACCGCTGAATTTTGGATGAACCTGCAGAAGACCTACGAGCTGCGCCTTGCAGAAGAAGCCATGTCGAGCAAGGTGAGGAAACACATTGAGCAAAGCAGGGAATCACGTGTATCGGCCTAA
- a CDS encoding Phage-related protein encodes MKPLRFLGNSLECLREFPEDVRHDAGYQLEQVQRGKPARDFKPMPSVGTGVEELRVSDDSGTYRVIYLARFAEAVYVLHVFQKKTRATSARDLELARIRYAALKRGRHG; translated from the coding sequence GTGAAACCACTGCGCTTTCTCGGGAACTCACTGGAATGCCTCCGAGAGTTTCCGGAGGATGTGCGACATGATGCAGGGTATCAGCTGGAACAAGTCCAGCGTGGCAAGCCCGCGAGGGACTTCAAACCGATGCCGTCGGTGGGAACGGGAGTGGAAGAACTCCGGGTGTCGGATGATTCCGGCACGTATCGTGTAATTTACCTCGCACGGTTCGCTGAAGCGGTCTACGTGCTCCATGTGTTTCAGAAGAAAACTCGCGCGACGAGCGCGCGCGACCTCGAGCTGGCGAGGATACGGTACGCCGCACTCAAGCGAGGGAGACATGGGTAA
- a CDS encoding Helix-turn-helix motif — MGKMVHSFKSVWDALADTPEEAANLRARAGLMRQITEVIEANGWTQMEAGVQCGVTQPRINDLLRGRISRFSLDALVNMAAALGRPVRVELQRPKHKPLTRVRRSA, encoded by the coding sequence ATGGGTAAGATGGTGCACAGCTTCAAGAGTGTGTGGGATGCGTTGGCTGATACGCCCGAAGAGGCCGCGAATTTGCGCGCACGCGCTGGCCTCATGCGGCAGATCACCGAGGTCATTGAGGCGAATGGGTGGACTCAGATGGAAGCGGGCGTTCAATGTGGGGTCACGCAGCCGCGCATCAATGATCTCCTCCGTGGACGGATCTCACGCTTTTCCTTAGATGCGCTGGTGAACATGGCCGCGGCGCTGGGGCGACCAGTCCGAGTGGAATTACAGCGTCCCAAACACAAGCCGCTGACTCGGGTGCGTCGTTCGGCCTAA
- a CDS encoding DNA-cytosine methyltransferase has protein sequence MNTTVGLFAGIGGFERGLSQAGFFPELLCEIEPAAASVLRHRFPDTPLTKDICHLRRIPKVNLLCAGFPCQDLSQAGRTKGIHAGESKLIREVFRIAALPGNAPRWILLENVPFMIELHRGRAMRYITRRLEDLGYTWAYRVVDSRAFGLPQRRKRVLILASNADDPRPVLLSDEANYCDNSENDSHSSNVACGFYWTEGNKGLGWAVNAIPALKKGSKLSIPSPPAIWFPRSRSIVVPNIRDAERLQGLPHGWTDPDICGAAFPHRLRWQLVGNALSVPVAKWVGQRLLNPGRYLKELEVQDPNDWAKAGWGHKGKRYKLDLSEWPMRKMAPLLEQFLKFPTKDLSARATEGFLTRARASKLHFHPGFLGSVAYHLKRMKAKSLEH, from the coding sequence ATGAATACTACGGTTGGACTCTTCGCTGGAATAGGAGGATTTGAACGAGGCTTGAGCCAGGCAGGTTTCTTCCCGGAATTGCTGTGTGAAATTGAACCAGCCGCCGCAAGTGTGTTGCGGCATAGATTTCCTGACACTCCATTAACAAAAGACATTTGTCATCTTCGTCGCATTCCCAAAGTCAACTTACTGTGCGCAGGTTTTCCATGTCAGGACTTGAGTCAGGCAGGTCGGACCAAGGGAATCCATGCTGGCGAATCAAAATTGATACGGGAAGTGTTCCGTATTGCTGCTTTACCTGGGAACGCGCCGCGCTGGATTCTTCTCGAAAATGTGCCTTTCATGATCGAGCTCCATCGAGGGCGGGCGATGAGGTACATCACGAGGAGGCTTGAAGATCTAGGTTACACTTGGGCTTATCGAGTGGTTGATTCAAGAGCCTTTGGGTTGCCGCAGCGTCGGAAAAGAGTACTCATATTAGCCTCGAACGCCGATGATCCTCGCCCTGTACTCCTGAGCGATGAGGCAAACTATTGTGATAACAGTGAGAATGACAGTCACAGTAGCAATGTTGCATGCGGTTTTTATTGGACAGAAGGAAACAAGGGCCTAGGATGGGCAGTGAATGCTATCCCTGCGCTAAAGAAGGGCTCTAAGCTTTCCATTCCCTCTCCTCCAGCGATCTGGTTCCCGCGATCTCGGTCCATTGTAGTGCCAAACATCAGGGATGCAGAGCGATTGCAAGGACTTCCCCACGGGTGGACGGACCCTGATATTTGTGGTGCGGCTTTTCCCCACAGATTACGATGGCAGCTCGTCGGTAATGCGCTGAGCGTGCCGGTTGCAAAGTGGGTTGGACAACGACTCTTAAATCCTGGACGGTACCTGAAAGAGCTGGAAGTCCAAGATCCAAACGATTGGGCAAAGGCGGGATGGGGGCATAAGGGGAAGCGCTATAAATTAGATTTAAGTGAGTGGCCAATGCGAAAAATGGCCCCTTTACTTGAGCAGTTTCTCAAATTTCCAACAAAGGACCTCTCAGCCCGCGCAACGGAAGGTTTCCTGACTCGAGCGAGAGCGAGCAAATTGCATTTCCATCCAGGATTTCTAGGAAGTGTTGCCTATCATCTCAAGCGTATGAAAGCAAAATCCCTTGAGCACTAA
- a CDS encoding Antirestriction protein, with protein MNTSTSNHHNDGITRQDVYTRVTDRIVADLEQGVRPWTKPWSAEHAAGKITRPLRHNGIPYSGINILMLWSSAIVGGFTVPIWMTFRQALELGAHVRKGEKGSLVVYANSITRKETDGETGEEIDREIHFMKGYTVFNVEQVEGLPAHYYTKPEPRLSPIQRIENAETFFGSLQADIRHGGMRAYYAQEPDYIQMPPFEAFTDAGSYYATLAHESTHWTKHPSRLAREFERKKWGDEGYAEEELVAELGAAFLCADLELSLAPREDHASYIAHWLTVLKNDKRAIFRAAAHAQRAVDFLHRQQQPVQR; from the coding sequence ATGAACACCAGCACCAGCAACCATCACAACGATGGGATCACGCGGCAGGATGTGTATACTCGCGTCACCGACCGGATCGTGGCCGATCTTGAACAAGGCGTGCGGCCCTGGACGAAGCCGTGGAGCGCCGAACACGCGGCGGGAAAGATCACTCGCCCCTTGCGGCACAACGGTATACCTTATTCCGGCATCAACATCCTGATGCTGTGGAGTTCAGCCATCGTCGGAGGCTTCACCGTTCCCATCTGGATGACGTTCCGGCAGGCCTTGGAACTTGGCGCACATGTGCGCAAAGGCGAGAAAGGCTCCCTTGTCGTGTATGCCAATTCCATCACACGCAAGGAGACCGATGGTGAAACCGGCGAAGAAATCGACCGTGAAATCCACTTCATGAAGGGCTACACAGTCTTTAACGTCGAGCAGGTCGAGGGTCTGCCCGCCCATTACTACACCAAGCCGGAACCCCGCCTTTCACCGATTCAACGCATCGAGAACGCAGAAACCTTCTTCGGCAGCCTCCAGGCCGACATCCGGCACGGCGGGATGCGGGCGTACTACGCGCAGGAACCCGATTACATCCAGATGCCGCCGTTCGAGGCGTTCACCGACGCCGGCAGTTACTACGCGACCCTTGCTCATGAATCCACGCACTGGACCAAACACCCCTCGCGCCTGGCCCGTGAATTCGAGCGCAAAAAATGGGGCGACGAAGGCTATGCCGAGGAGGAACTTGTCGCCGAGCTGGGCGCGGCCTTCCTGTGCGCCGACCTCGAACTGTCCTTGGCGCCTCGTGAGGATCATGCTTCGTATATAGCGCACTGGCTCACTGTCCTGAAGAACGACAAGCGCGCGATCTTCCGCGCCGCAGCCCACGCGCAACGTGCTGTCGATTTCCTGCACCGGCAGCAACAACCGGTGCAGCGGTAG
- a CDS encoding Transcriptional activator RfaH has translation MITTCKYEHAVRHAQVRVPEMEQGTISKTDRQWYALQTHSRHEKQVRDRLRAVGIEPLLPLGKQCRQWSDRKVWTMLPLFSGYCFANFALAGSLAVLQTPGVVRIVGTLRPEPIPAEEIAVLQRVSTVNPMMEPCDYLTEGAWVEVIRGPLAGLRGQLVRRMNHHGLVIRASLLQRAALIHIATDEVAPVR, from the coding sequence ATGATCACTACCTGCAAGTATGAGCACGCCGTACGGCACGCACAGGTACGGGTACCGGAGATGGAACAGGGAACAATCTCAAAGACGGATCGCCAATGGTATGCCCTCCAGACCCATTCCCGCCATGAGAAACAGGTTCGTGACCGACTGCGGGCAGTGGGGATAGAACCTCTGCTTCCATTGGGCAAACAATGCCGCCAATGGTCCGACCGAAAAGTGTGGACGATGCTTCCGCTATTTAGTGGGTATTGCTTCGCCAACTTTGCGTTAGCCGGGAGTCTTGCCGTTCTCCAAACACCGGGCGTCGTTCGTATTGTAGGCACGTTAAGACCCGAACCCATTCCAGCTGAAGAGATCGCCGTTCTACAACGAGTTTCGACGGTCAACCCCATGATGGAACCGTGTGACTACCTCACTGAAGGCGCATGGGTCGAAGTGATACGAGGTCCGCTTGCTGGCCTCCGTGGCCAACTCGTACGGCGGATGAATCACCATGGATTGGTGATCCGCGCCTCCCTTTTGCAGCGAGCTGCGCTTATCCACATCGCGACCGACGAGGTTGCTCCCGTGCGGTGA